In a single window of the Pleurodeles waltl isolate 20211129_DDA chromosome 4_2, aPleWal1.hap1.20221129, whole genome shotgun sequence genome:
- the LOC138292906 gene encoding uncharacterized protein has translation MEDSHTVTMPLNVEHQATEKETMASTKVEDEGSPCMYFQAQSTADVTAEEDIKSVETVEAESTEDHRSSEEGVEHEDISSKEKNESVELPENPDSEGQGISTDNMAEALTEIPGSSTEACVTPEEEAICDKHPESTDLQGESSQVTDDAAEKKMEDYPVEETVQQEDAAKHEQVLEHGEGETCSSSTSEDHNSKEDSQGNQEDLSSQSNIGEPQETTDSTQQAEADVAAGDSSTDVPVITVESIVATQSHDTESPSSDTKDAPDCQTDHNESQHPAEDTEEKSLEVSDHGSPTAAQEDVVKAADDPVEVTSSEEQGSAETAGTESEGCSGCHIEEHTHVAKDEKEELGL, from the exons GCCACTAAATGTAGAGCATCAggcaactgaaaaggaaacaatggcatcaacaaaagtggAAGATGAGGGTTCACCATGCATGTACTTCCAAGCTCAAAGCACAGCTGATGTTACAGCAGAAGAGGACATAAAAAGTGTGGAGACTgttgaggctgaaagcacagaagaccacagaagttcGGAAGAGGGGGTAGAACATGAAGATATATCAAGCAAGGAGAAAAATGAGAGTGTGGAGCTACCTGAAAACCCAGACAGTGAAGGCCAGGGGATCTCCACAGATAATATGGCAGAAGCTCTAACAGAAATACCTGGATCCTCCACTGAAGCTTGTGTGACTCCAGAGGAAGAAGCAATTTGTGACAAACATCCAGAGAGTACAGACCTACAAGGTGAATCCTCACAAGTGACTGATGATGCTGCAGAGAAAAAAATGGAAGATTATCCAGTAGAAGAGACAGTCCAACAGGAAGATGCAGCTAAACATGAACAAGTGCTGGAACATGGTGAGGGGGAAACATGTTCCTCCTCTACTTCAGAAGACCATAATTCCAAGGAAGACTCTCAGGGAAACCAAGAGGATTTGTCTTCACAGTCTAACATCGGTGAACCACAAGAAACAACAGACAGCACTCAGCAGGCAGAGGCAGATGTGGCTGCTGGGGATTCAAGTACCGATGTCCCAGTCAttacagtggaatctattgttgCTACTCAGTCACACGATACTGAGTCACCCTCAAGTGATACGAAGGATGCACCCGATTGCCAAACTGACCACAACGAAAGCCAGCATCCTGCAGAAGACACAGAAGAAAAATCTCTTGAAGTGTCTGATCATGGTTCTCCTACAGCCGCACAGGAGGATGTGGTGAAGGCTGCTGATGACCCTGTTGAGGTCACCAGCTCTGAAGAACAAGGGAGTGCTGAAACAGCAGGGACGGAGAGCGAGGGTTGCAGTGGCTGCCATATAGAGGAACACACACACGTGGCCAAGGATGAGAAA gaaGAATTGGGACTCTAG